In Maylandia zebra isolate NMK-2024a linkage group LG9, Mzebra_GT3a, whole genome shotgun sequence, the genomic stretch CAGAGAAGTGGCTCAGTTGGGATAAACAGCTCCGTCCTGCTCTGATTCAAATTGTGCCTTACCCATGGTGGTAAATCAGAGGTGGTGAGAGCACATTTGGCACTTTGCTCCTCTTGCTCAAAGAAAGCTATTGCTCGGCTCAGTCGGCTTTGCTTTCCTCCTGTGTTCCTCCTCCACCAGAAAAAGATCACAAGTCCAATAAGCAGCCAGCTGAAACTGAACTCAAAATAACCAAGTGCGTAAATGGGGAAAATGAGCACAAATGTCTTAGCAAAGTGGACCCAGGTCTGGGTCAGCTCGCTGGTGGATGACGCTGGGGTATCGTCGGGTATGGTCGTCTCTGAGGGATGGGGAAAGTTGGGTTGAGGTGGACTCGGCGCAGTGTGCCCGTTCTCTTTGGGTAGAGCTGGGCTAGCATTTTGTGAATGGCTTCCTCGTACATCTGTCATGCTGTCTCTTGACATGTCTCTGTGGCCTCCTCAGGAGAGTGTCCTTAAAATCTGAAAATGCGGAGTGTCACAGCTCCCATGTGCCAGCGGACCAAAGCAGTCTTCATACGGGGATCCTGCTCTCACGTTGGTTCACCTGCACACCAGCCCATCGCCCCGGGAGGAACCGCTGTCGTTCACCGTCTTAGTTTCCACTCTGAAGAGCAGCTCGCGAAGACATTCCGCTGATTAAATCGGTCTGCTTGAGATAGTCCAGTCCACAGCTCTACTTACTCTGCCCACACAGGGTGGGTATGACCATTTCCAAAAACGCACAGGCATCCAGTTGTGTGCGATCCCAGCGGCGTCTCTAGCGCTATGTATAAAGCTAAGACATCGCCATCTGGTGTTTACTAGAGGCAACTACATTGTTATCACTTAGAAAGCGTCAAAGTCCAGTGAAACAGATATtcttaaaagtaaatgtttaaATAGCATCCTGCATTGGCtatatttgaaaaagaaatattgcatttaatAGTGCCTCGCTAGCTTGTTAGTACAGTATTACCCTTAAACCCGAAATGATGAGCACTGATAAATCGCTACTCAGTCTTTATTGATAGAAATATGAACTCACATACAACTAGACATAACAGGGCGAAACAACTAACGGTTATAATCGTTTAAAGCCCAAAACTTAAGATATTTCgctaaaacaaaaatgtatggACAGTATCTTCAGCCGCTGCCATGGCAACTGGCTGTTGATTTCAGCGATTTCTCTGCTGCGGATTGATACGGCTGTTGTCAAGCCGAGGTGACGCGTTCTCCTTGGATTCGGCAAACTGCGCCTGCGCGCTGGGTCTTAACCATCATGGCGGTGTCTCTACAAAAATAAGAGCTAATATTCGGTGATTGAAGAcaaccaagaaaaaaaacaagcgccgATGAGAACATGTACACAGATAAGGTACGTGCTTCAGCTCTGACTTTACCGTGTGTGAGCCAAAACTGAGAAGCGTTTATTTTTAGTAGAAAAAGTCGTGTTCGCTATGAATGTTGTCAAACGTTATCTCAAAGAGTGAATGTTATCCCGCTGACTTACATGGGTCTGGTTCGATATCATACAAGTTATATAAAATGGTGTCTTTCAATTAAAATGTCATCAAATGAACCTTAAGAAACGTGTTTGTTTAGAAAATAACAAAGGAAGACACATGGAGACCTGCAGACCTGAGGAGACACATCAGGGTAAGTTGCAGAATTTTCTGATTCAAGCTCGATTTGTAGCAATTAAATGCAACGGTAGATGATTTAATCGTATTTTTATtggttgtatttatttattctaggAGGAAGAACGCGGTGGTGACGATGCCAGGAGGCGCGATGGCTATGATAGAAGGTACCGTGGTGGGGAATCCGCTGAGAGACGCCATAGGGACCAAGAAAAGGAGTCTAGACGCGAAAAGGAGAGGCTCAGGGAAAGAGagagcacagggagagagagaagagatgaAGGGAGAAGAGACAGAAGGAAAGAGGGCTCACAAGATAGGAGAGCTGAGAGAGGAAATGAAAGGGAGAAGACAAGGGAAAGGGAGAGATTTGTAGATGTAAGGAAGTATGGTGATGACTACAGAGAAAATAAGGAGACGAGAAGAGACTTAGAGGAAAAACAGGACAGGGAGAGGGATAAGGAAAGACACAGAGATAAGGAGAAAGAGAGGATAAGGGACAGAGATAGACACAGGGAGGAAGACCGTAGTAAAAGAAGGGATGACGTAaataaggaaagaaaaagagaggagcAGGACAGAGAGCTTAGGAATGATGGGGAGAGAAGAAGACACAAGGAAAGCAGGGAAGGAAGAGGAGCGCAGATAGAACAGCACCACAGGGAGGAGAAAGATCAGCATCGGGAGAGACACCAAAATGAATATGAAGATACAAGGAATGCCAaggaagagagacaaagagacatGAAGCATTTGGAACAGAAAGAGGACAGAGGTAAACATACAGGAGTGTGCCTATTTAGAGTAGCATGTCCATGAGATGTTTAATGTTTGAATGTCTTTGATTTCAGAGTATAAAGAAGAACATAGAAAACgtaaagaggagagagaacggaggcacagagagagaggacatCATGTAAGCTTCCACAGTAATATTAATGTTCACGTATTTGAATTTTTAAGGAATGGCTTTGATTACATACATTcttactgggattttcctgctATTTAGGAGGAGAAACAGAAGCACGATAGTGAATACAGAGAGCATCGAGGGGAAGAGATCAGACATCATCGTGCTGACAGAGAGTTGGCTGAGAGGGACAAACCCAAAGACAGAAGGTACAAAGAGGGAGAAGacccagaaaacaaacacagggaGAGAAGGCACAAACATGAAGCTGACGTGGAAaggaaacacaaagagagaaagcACAGGGAGGAAGACGATCACAGAGACAAGAGATCATCATCTGGCAAGAGTCATGAGAGGAATGTGGTTAGTTTGCGTGTAAATTTCCCTCATAGCTCTCACAACGCTGATCCAATACTATGGATTATCTGATTGTAAACCCTTTCCTTGCATTATATCCTTTCACAATATAGGAAGTTGACTTGGTTTCTGAGCAGTGGATACCTGCTGTGAAACATGAAGCAGACACAGAGGAGCCTGTAAGATGCTCAGTTTGGTTATAGCCTTCAAAGGCAACAAATGCACTCTTGCATGtctttaaacttcttttttttttagcatgggGGTGTGTTTCTACTTATTCCATTTATTTCATAAGTCACTGAGCCTAAGGAATATTGTGTCTTGGCACCCTTTGTGGAGGGCCTTTCTGTGCTTGCATGAGAACAAACCAGGTTTAAGCTCAGTCTGCAGCTGGTTTGTCTGTAATGCTCACAGTGAGCATTAGAGAGAAGCAGACACAGGGACCTGTTTCCCACTATGTTGCATCATTTCTCCTAATAAGCATAAAATATACTAAGCAGAATTTCCCATTTGTAGCTAtgtaacacagacacatagaTATCACTCTATTTTTTCTTCATACatgtgttttcatttctgttgtTAAATTGTTGACCCGTATTGTATGCCCACACACAGGGTAGCTATTTGGACTCCTGAAACACTTTCTGTGATGCTGGTTTTATATCCAGTACTGACCTTTTGCCAGACAACATGATCAGTTGTGAAATGTGTCACTATCCCTCTTATCACATGTTTCCCGCTCCCAGCCTTTTTCAAACATGTTGCtgacatcaaattcaaaatgaatctGCATTTTTTTTGATTGGGCTTAACTTTGAATGTTTTCTAACCGAACTACCTTTAATTACATTAACAATTTGGAAATTATTAGTATTGCATTCAAGTGTTTGGGGAATTGGAGTTAAAGCAACACGAGTCTGTGCACAAATAATCAAAGTTTCTTAAACGATTTTCCCACTTTATGCTTTCTGATCACTTCAGCAAGTTGACAATGATGAAGATTTGGCTGATCAGGATTATGAAGATGATTTTGAGGTAATTACAGAGGCTGCTCTTACAAAATATGCCAGTtttgattttaatttcagtGTTGTTTACACATTTCTTTTTGTGTTACTTTGGCATGCTCTAATCGATTTACATTGTAAGAAAATGGTGAGTGGTCGCTTCACGTTTCTTCTTTTAGGATCTAGTTTTTGTTCATCGTGgttatttttcttgtttcaaATAAAAACGCGTTGCATGTGCTCAGTGATGAATGGGAATGCTCTATTTAAAGGACTATGAAGAGGATTTTGAGGAACTGAATGAGAGCACTAATGAAGATGAGGACGAGAAGGAGCCATTGCATCCACAGTCGGGTGAAGCAAAGGAGGAGCTTTCAGCACAGCGGAGAAAGGAGATTGAAGCTATTCGGAGAGCCATGGATGAAGAGAATGAGAGAATTGGAACAACAAAGTCCAGACAAAGTACAagcaaagaagaggaggagaggccTAAATGGTCCAGAGGTATATTCTTACCaacaataaatgttttaagCGTGCTTCTTTCTTTGTGTATAACTGAAAGGCACactcctgttaaatccagggTGTTTTGTGCAGGATTATCCTGGATTTAAAGCATCATTACTGCCCTGTTTACAGACACTGAAAAGATCCAGAGCAGAGCCTCCCAACACGGAAAGTTTATCGACTTTGTAGCTGCAAAGCAACGCGAAGTCAGCAAGAAAGTTGCCAGTAAGCAAAAGTACGTTTATTTGCAGAAAACATATTATATTAAATGGACACTTGTGGTCACTTAAGTAATACTTTTCACATAAGCATAAAGCAACCTCAGGCAACCTGACAGtgtgtttattatttaattaaaccTTGAATGTATATTTGTTGCTGACAACAGGAAGAGAAGTACAGAGCTGCTTCGTTTAATCGATCTGGATTTTTCCATGACTTTCTCCCTTTTGGATCTGCCGCCGGTCAATGAGTATGACATGTACATCAGAAACTTTGGAAATGCAAACACTAAACAGGTTAGCGATTATTTCTGTTGTCTACTTCTTAATCCAAATTATAAAGAGATACTGCATATGTATTTATAACACGTGAGATCGTCTTCTCTTCTAGGCTTACGTTCAGTGTAATGAGGATAACACAGATCGAGACATCCAGACAGAGGAAATAGAGATGTCTGAGAAGTGGACGCAGCATCCTCCGGAGCGCAGTGGAGCATGTGGGGGTAATAAAACAATAAGCTTCTGATAAGTTAAGTGTGTAGGCTATATGGTGAGTTTATTAATAGAATTTCCCTGCACTGACAGATCCAAACCTCTCTAAGGAAGCACGAGACAAACAAAGAAGTGAAATGAACTATGATTCACAGCGTCTGGCATCATTTCTTCGCTCAGCCTCACAGGTCTTTAAACTATTTCTTAGAAGTGTATGCATGAAGAACTTTTTGTCTTGTTGTTAGTTCTCACTGCTGTCATTCCAAATCAAGGTCAtggttgtcctgctggaagaggATCAAGCTGAGAGAAAATCCCTGGAGAAACTGAGCACTCAGTCAGACACGTTGTCTTTCAGCGATGGAAGTTTACAGCTCATCACTGAGTTGCCTTTTCTTTATGGTACAAAGTCCAACCAGAGAaactcattttgtttgtttttttgacttGTATCTTGCTCTATTCTCATTGCTAGTTTGTTAGTTGTTACTTGTCCTCTGTGGCAGCAGTAGCAGCCTCTCAAAAACTCAGACAGTTCTTCCTATTAGATGTTCATGTTTTGTCTTGTC encodes the following:
- the dync2i1 gene encoding cytoplasmic dynein 2 intermediate chain 1 isoform X1; this encodes MYTDKKITKEDTWRPADLRRHIREEERGGDDARRRDGYDRRYRGGESAERRHRDQEKESRREKERLRERESTGRERRDEGRRDRRKEGSQDRRAERGNEREKTRERERFVDVRKYGDDYRENKETRRDLEEKQDRERDKERHRDKEKERIRDRDRHREEDRSKRRDDVNKERKREEQDRELRNDGERRRHKESREGRGAQIEQHHREEKDQHRERHQNEYEDTRNAKEERQRDMKHLEQKEDREYKEEHRKRKEERERRHRERGHHEEKQKHDSEYREHRGEEIRHHRADRELAERDKPKDRRYKEGEDPENKHRERRHKHEADVERKHKERKHREEDDHRDKRSSSGKSHERNVEVDLVSEQWIPAVKHEADTEEPQVDNDEDLADQDYEDDFEDYEEDFEELNESTNEDEDEKEPLHPQSGEAKEELSAQRRKEIEAIRRAMDEENERIGTTKSRQSTSKEEEERPKWSRDTEKIQSRASQHGKFIDFVAAKQREVSKKVASKQKKRSTELLRLIDLDFSMTFSLLDLPPVNEYDMYIRNFGNANTKQAYVQCNEDNTDRDIQTEEIEMSEKWTQHPPERSGACGDPNLSKEARDKQRSEMNYDSQRLASFLRSASQVMVVLLEEDQAERKSLEKLSTQSDTLSFSDGSLQLITELPFLYDRQISMLHFSQVQKHTMLSVHMPTTKPNAKHLDSCTIICIWNIWEPSRPQKILVYESEIQCCCFSPGKVTLVFAGTSVGSVVLWDLREHSSNHYSLKMGEEEWTFRQPTFSTDAVLAASGHLSSVTSVEVVPSALAGELRADVPLLASEEESSGLSFQLASLDESGVLNFWVVVELPKGNEAGSPTDLGLRPGGKVKLLHSSSVLAAESLRGSPRDVVKTGPLHTLLLKFLPTDSNHFFIGTNMGLVHHGTSHGLKAPPKFYRFQEVEVQPVDVTSIHFSPFRPHLFLVGCGNGSIRLHAVSHEQPVAQWKNSTAGEPVVSLQWAQTRATVFCVLDAACNLHIWDLLKDDTQPVVTERMSADRVTDMALFGQSGKQNTYSGVALAHESGKIEMQYFKRSLTVSSTAEEEKLLERMTTEAF
- the dync2i1 gene encoding cytoplasmic dynein 2 intermediate chain 1 isoform X2 → MYTDKKITKEDTWRPADLRRHIREEERGGDDARRRDGYDRRYRGGESAERRHRDQEKESRREKERLRERESTGRERRDEGRRDRRKEGSQDRRAERGNEREKTRERERFVDVRKYGDDYRENKETRRDLEEKQDRERDKERHRDKEKERIRDRDRHREEDRSKRRDDVNKERKREEQDRELRNDGERRRHKESREGRGAQIEQHHREEKDQHRERHQNEYEDTRNAKEERQRDMKHLEQKEDREYKEEHRKRKEERERRHRERGHHEEKQKHDSEYREHRGEEIRHHRADRELAERDKPKDRRYKEGEDPENKHRERRHKHEADVERKHKERKHREEDDHRDKRSSSGKSHERNVEVDLVSEQWIPAVKHEADTEEPQVDNDEDLADQDYEDDFEDYEEDFEELNESTNEDEDEKEPLHPQSGEAKEELSAQRRKEIEAIRRAMDEENERIGTTKSRQSTSKEEEERPKWSRDTEKIQSRASQHGKFIDFVAAKQREVSKKVASKQKKRSTELLRLIDLDFSMTFSLLDLPPVNEYDMYIRNFGNANTKQAYVQCNEDNTDRDIQTEEIEMSEKWTQHPPERSGACGDPNLSKEARDKQRSEMNYDSQRLASFLRSASQVMVVLLEEDQAERKSLEKLSTQSDTLSFSDGSLQLITELPFLYDRQISMLHFSQVQKHTMLSVHMPTTKPNAKHLDSCTIICIWNIWEPSRPQKILVYESEIQCCCFSPGKVTLVFAGTSVGSVVLWDLREHSSNHYSLKMGEEEWTFRQPTFSTDAVLAASGHLSSVTSVEVVPSALAGELRADVPLLASEEESSGLSFQLASLDESGVLNFWVVVELPKGNEAGSPTDLGLRPGGKVKLLHSSSVLAAERGSPRDVVKTGPLHTLLLKFLPTDSNHFFIGTNMGLVHHGTSHGLKAPPKFYRFQEVEVQPVDVTSIHFSPFRPHLFLVGCGNGSIRLHAVSHEQPVAQWKNSTAGEPVVSLQWAQTRATVFCVLDAACNLHIWDLLKDDTQPVVTERMSADRVTDMALFGQSGKQNTYSGVALAHESGKIEMQYFKRSLTVSSTAEEEKLLERMTTEAF
- the dync2i1 gene encoding cytoplasmic dynein 2 intermediate chain 1 isoform X3, yielding MYTDKKITKEDTWRPADLRRHIREEERGGDDARRRDGYDRRYRGGESAERRHRDQEKESRREKERLRERESTGRERRDEGRRDRRKEGSQDRRAERGNEREKTRERERFVDVRKYGDDYRENKETRRDLEEKQDRERDKERHRDKEKERIRDRDRHREEDRSKRRDDVNKERKREEQDRELRNDGERRRHKESREGRGAQIEQHHREEKDQHRERHQNEYEDTRNAKEERQRDMKHLEQKEDREYKEEHRKRKEERERRHRERGHHEEKQKHDSEYREHRGEEIRHHRADRELAERDKPKDRRYKEGEDPENKHRERRHKHEADVERKHKERKHREEDDHRDKRSSSGKSHERNVQVDNDEDLADQDYEDDFEDYEEDFEELNESTNEDEDEKEPLHPQSGEAKEELSAQRRKEIEAIRRAMDEENERIGTTKSRQSTSKEEEERPKWSRDTEKIQSRASQHGKFIDFVAAKQREVSKKVASKQKKRSTELLRLIDLDFSMTFSLLDLPPVNEYDMYIRNFGNANTKQAYVQCNEDNTDRDIQTEEIEMSEKWTQHPPERSGACGDPNLSKEARDKQRSEMNYDSQRLASFLRSASQVMVVLLEEDQAERKSLEKLSTQSDTLSFSDGSLQLITELPFLYDRQISMLHFSQVQKHTMLSVHMPTTKPNAKHLDSCTIICIWNIWEPSRPQKILVYESEIQCCCFSPGKVTLVFAGTSVGSVVLWDLREHSSNHYSLKMGEEEWTFRQPTFSTDAVLAASGHLSSVTSVEVVPSALAGELRADVPLLASEEESSGLSFQLASLDESGVLNFWVVVELPKGNEAGSPTDLGLRPGGKVKLLHSSSVLAAESLRGSPRDVVKTGPLHTLLLKFLPTDSNHFFIGTNMGLVHHGTSHGLKAPPKFYRFQEVEVQPVDVTSIHFSPFRPHLFLVGCGNGSIRLHAVSHEQPVAQWKNSTAGEPVVSLQWAQTRATVFCVLDAACNLHIWDLLKDDTQPVVTERMSADRVTDMALFGQSGKQNTYSGVALAHESGKIEMQYFKRSLTVSSTAEEEKLLERMTTEAF